The DNA region AGACACTGGCTAATGGCAGCACCCACCCCGAACCAGAGACCACCCTGCAGGTCGTGGAGACGGAGACGGTAGATGCTGAACCTGCGCCCGCGCCTACCCGATCGATTCCTCTGATCGTCCACTGGGCATCCCTCGGCTGTTTGTCCGAGATTCAGCAAAGTATCGCCGAGTTTCCCGACGTCAATGTGACTGGTGATGATGGCTACACCGCCCTCCATGCCGCCGCCCAGCAGGGGCACACGGACGTAGTTCAGTTTTTGCTCACCCATGGCGCAAACTGCGGTGTGCGCTTCAACCCCGATCGCCCCTCTCCCTACGCTGGGTTCACGCCTTTGATGCTGGCGGAAAAAACAGGGAATCACGATGTGGCTGAACTGATTCGCACTAAGATGGAAGCCGACCAGGCCCAGCGCCTAGCCGCAACCCCCCGCCCCCGCAGCCAGCATTCGCCCATCGCCAAGCAAGCGATCGCGGATGTGGCCGCCTCAGCACGCCAGTCGCAGCCCCGCGTTGTTAACCACAATCACACCCTGGGCGACAAGCACTTAGATGTGGTCTATGTTTTTGCCAACCGCAGCGATCTACAAACCGCTCGGCGCAATGGCAAATGTGAATGGCTGCAGTTTGAAACCCGAGCTGCTCTACGCAAGCGTGGCTTTCCGCTGCAGATCTATCCAACCATCAATATTTGGTTTAAAGATAAGACAGAATTTTATGGCAATGAGGGACGATAGACGGTGACTCAGGACGACTTCATTATTCGTCAGATGACGCCAGCGGATCTAGAGCTAGTGCTAGATTGGGCGGCGGCAGAGGGCTGGAATCCAGGACTAACCGACGCGATCGCCTTCCATCAAACCGACGCCAAGGGGTTCTTGATCGGCTACATCGGGGATCAGCCCGTGGGCTCCATCGCGGCGATCCGCTACGGCGATCGCTACGGCTTCCTTGGCCTCTACATTGTCCAGCCGCAGTGGCGCGGGCGCGGCTATGGGATGCAGCTCTGGCAGGCAGGGTTGCAGATCCTCGGCGATCGCACCTTGGCCCTAGATGGCGTTCTGGCCCAGGTGGATAACTACCAAACTTTTGGCTTCAAAATTGCCCATCACCATATTCGCTACGAAGGGCTGGGAGAAGCCTATGCCAAACAGGCCGGCGTCGTGCCCCTGCGAGATATTCCCTTCACCACCCTGCTGGACTATGACACCCAGCATTTCCTAGACCGCCGTCCCACCTTTTTACAGGCCTGGGTGGGTCTCAATGAAGGGTATGCCTTTTTAGAACATGGGCAACTTCTCGGATACGGCGTCATTCGGACCACCCGCAAAGGCTTCAAACTTGGCCCTCTATTTGCCGACCGGCCAGCGATCGCCCAATCCCTCTTCCAGGCATTGCTCACCCATGCCATCGGCCAACCGGTGTTTCTCGACTGCCCCGATGCCAATCCGGAGGCGATCGCCCTGGTCGAAACCCACAATATGAAACCCGTGTTCACCTGCGCCCGCATGTATACCCAAGCGCCACCGCCTCTGCCCCTGTCTAAAATTTTCGGCGTCACCACCCTAGAGCTAGGCTAGCAACGGCTGCTGTTTGGGAATGCCCACCGCGCGGGGATAGGCCGCGGGCGTAGCCGCCACCTTGGTGAGATAGATACTGTGGCGCACGCCTTGGGTGATGGGGGTCTCAAAAGCATCCACCTGAGCGATCGCCCCGCCCAACTGTCGCGCCACTGCCTGCAACTGCTGTTCTTCCTCCACCGT from Candidatus Obscuribacterales bacterium includes:
- a CDS encoding ankyrin repeat domain-containing protein, which codes for MGVLLKCATCGGKVSSAAKACPHCGEPDFHGDGIADCRVDDKTLENGLATVSSSLMPEAAEIAETLANGSTHPEPETTLQVVETETVDAEPAPAPTRSIPLIVHWASLGCLSEIQQSIAEFPDVNVTGDDGYTALHAAAQQGHTDVVQFLLTHGANCGVRFNPDRPSPYAGFTPLMLAEKTGNHDVAELIRTKMEADQAQRLAATPRPRSQHSPIAKQAIADVAASARQSQPRVVNHNHTLGDKHLDVVYVFANRSDLQTARRNGKCEWLQFETRAALRKRGFPLQIYPTINIWFKDKTEFYGNEGR
- a CDS encoding GNAT family N-acetyltransferase: MTQDDFIIRQMTPADLELVLDWAAAEGWNPGLTDAIAFHQTDAKGFLIGYIGDQPVGSIAAIRYGDRYGFLGLYIVQPQWRGRGYGMQLWQAGLQILGDRTLALDGVLAQVDNYQTFGFKIAHHHIRYEGLGEAYAKQAGVVPLRDIPFTTLLDYDTQHFLDRRPTFLQAWVGLNEGYAFLEHGQLLGYGVIRTTRKGFKLGPLFADRPAIAQSLFQALLTHAIGQPVFLDCPDANPEAIALVETHNMKPVFTCARMYTQAPPPLPLSKIFGVTTLELG